The nucleotide window GCGGGGTTGGCCAAGGGAATATGCTGCTTGTAGATGCTGCCGGCCATACCGTTGGCGTAGGTCTTGTTCTGGTAGGAATCCAGGATTTGCAGCTCGTATCCTAAGTCGCCCTTGCCTAACGAAGCCAGGAAGATGCCGCTGTTGCCGCGAGCTTGGCCCGTGCCGCTGATATTAGCTGGCACCCGCCATTCCAGGTGCAATTGGTAGTTGGTAAAGGCCTGCTTGGTTTCAATGTTGCCCGTAGTCTTATCCACGGTGAGCAGGCCGCCGGACACTTTCCAGCGGGCTGGGGCTGCGCGGTCATCGGCCGACACCCACTGACTGAGGTCTTTGCCGCTGAAGAGCACCACCGCGTCGGAGGGCGGCGGGGTGAAATTCGGGTTGGCCGTAATGGTTTTGGGCACTGGCTCCCACACTTCGGTGGCTTCGGGCTTGCCGGTTTGCTGGGCCTGAGTCATATAGGAAAAGCCGAGGAGAAAAGCGGACAACAGCAGGGGCAGCTTCATGCGGGGCGAGTTCAGAGCAGAGTCGAAAAAAGCAAGATAGAAACGGCGGGCTTATACGTCGCAGAGCTGCACGGCCTGGCGCAGGGAAGCTAGCTTATTGGTGTGGCGGGGCATGAATTCCTGGGCTACGTAGCCTTTGAAGCCGGTGGCCTGGATGGCCCGCATAATGGCCGGGTAGTTGAGCTCCTGCTGGTCGTCGAGCTCGTGGCGGCCGGGCACGCCGGCGGTGTGGTAGTGGGCAATGTACTCGTGGTGCTGGGTCAGAGTGCGGATGACGTCGCCCTCGTTGATTTGCATGTGGTAGATGTCGTAGAGCAGTTTGAAGTGCTCCGAGCCCAGCTTGCGGGCCAGCTCCACGCCCCAGGCGGTACGGTCACACTGGTAATCCTTGTGGTCGATTTTGCTGTTGAGCAGCTCCATCACCAGCACCACCTTGTGCCGGGCGGCCAGCTTGAGCAGGGGCGCCAGGCCCCGTACACAGTTGTCCCAGCCCGCCGCATCCGACATGCCGCGCCGGCTGCCGCTAAAGCAGATCAAATTGGTGTAGCCGGCCGCGGCCACCCGCGGAATCATCTCGGCGTACTGCTTCTGCAGGCGGGCGTGAAACTGCGGGTCGTTGAAGCCATCCGTCAGGTTGATTTCGGCCCCGTTGCACATGGGCGAGTCGAGGCCGTACTTTTTCAACGTCGGCCAGTCGGCAGGCCCCACCAAATCGATTCCCCGGATTCCCATTTCCTTGGCTGCCGCGCAGAGCTGGTCCAGGGGCAGGTCCTGAAAGCACCAGCGGCACACCGACTGCCGGATGTTGCCCTTGAGTGGCCGGATTTGCTCCGTCTTTTTATCCTCAGCAGCGCAGGCTTCGGTCAGGCCCAGCGTACTCACGGTCGCCGTGCCGGCCAGCAGCCCTTTCACCGCTGCCCGCCGATTCCAGGTAGCCACGGCGCTTAGTTGGCTTGGGCCAGGGTAGGAGCCGCGTCAAAAGCCGGGGCCTCGGCGGCCTGGGGCTGGGCGCGGTCCTTGAACAGCAGCAGGAACAGGAGCAGCACCACTACGGCAATACCGGCCGGAATCAGCCAGATCATGCGCCAGTCATGGGTGGTGGGGGTGGTTTGGTAGGCGTCGAATATGCGGCCCGAAAGCAGGGTGCCGATGAGCATGCCCACGCCGTAGGTGGCCAGGGTGATAAAGCCCTGAGCCGAGCTTTTGAACCGTTCCCCGGCCAGGTTGTCGGTATAGATCTGGCCCGTGACGAAGAAGAAGTCGTAGCAGATACCGTGCAGCACGATGCCGGCAATCAGCATCCAGTAGCTGCCCGTGCCGTTGCCGTAAGCGAAGCACACGTAGCGCAAGACCCAGGCTCCCATGCCGATGGCCAGCATCTTCTTGACGCCCAGCCGGCTGAAAAACACCGGAATCAGGAGCATAAACAGCAGCTCCGACACTTGGCCCAGGCTCTGTACGCCGGCGGCGCCCTTCATGCCCACTTCGTTGAGGAAGGGTTGGTGAAGCCGTAGTAAAAGGCCAGCGGAATGCAGATGGCAATGGAAGCCAGAAAGAAAATCAGGTAGGAGCGGTTCTTCAGCAACCCAATGGCGTCGAGGCCCAGCATGTCGCCCAGGGAGCTGGCCTGCCCGGTTTTAACAGGGGCGTGGCCGGCAGGGTGAAGCTAAATAAGCCCAGCAGGGCCGAGGCTCCGGCGGCCATCAGAAACGTGCTTTGCAGGCTGCCGCTTTGCTCCCAGTTCAGCCAGCCTATAGTCAGGCCAGCCACAATCCAGCCCAGGGTGCCTAGCACCCGGATGGTGGCAAACTCCTTCTGCGGGTTCTGCATCTGCCGGAAGGCTATGGAGTTCACCAAAGCCAGCGTGGGCATATACAGAATCATGTAGGTCAGGATGTTGGGGTAGAAGGAGCTGAAGTCGGGGGCGGTGGAGGCGTGCCAGAGCAGGGCCGCCCCGGCCAAATGCAGCACGCCCAGGATCTTCTGGGCCGAGAAGAACCGGTCGGCAATAAGCCCAATGATGAAGGGCGCTACAATGGCCCCGATGGACTGCGTCAGAAAGGCAACGCCCACCTGGGTGCCGGTGGCATTGAGGTTGCGTAGCAGGTAGGTGCCCAGCGTCACAAACCAAGCGCCCCAGATAAAGAACTCCAGGAACATCATGATGGACAGCTTGATGCGGATGGTGGTATTCATGGGCGGTGGGGGTGAGGTGACGTAATGAGCGTATATGAAGTAAAGCTTCTGAAGCGGCGCAGTAGGCTTGGAACCGCTTTGCTCCAAGTCATTTACACGAGGCCGTCATGTCGAGCTAAGCGAGACATCCCGCGTGCTGAGGTTTGATTAGTAACCCAACGAAGCCACGCGAGATGTCTCCCGCTGGTCGACATGACGTTCTTTCGCTGAGCACCAGCGGGCAGTTGTGGGGTTCTACTTCAGACTGAGGATGTAGCGGGCCATTTCCTGGGCGTCGGCTTCCGAAAGGCCGGGGTGGGGCGTCATGGCGATGTCGCCCCAGTTGCCTTTGCCGCCCTTGATGATCTTGCCGGCCAGCATGCTCACGTTGGCGTCATTGCTGGGGTACTTTTCGGCTACGGCTTTGTAGGCGGGGCCCAGCAGCTTCTCGTTTTCGCGGTGGCAGCCCATACAGTCGCTGCCTTCGATGAGCTTGGCGCCCTTAGCTACGGCCCCTCCTGTGGGTCCGGTTCCGATTTTAGTGGCGCTGGTATCAATCTGGGGCTGGTGGGCTACGGCCGTCACGTTGGCGCCGGTGGTGCTGTCGGTAGCCATGGTTTCCTCGGAGTCGGCCAGAGTGTATTCTTCCTTGGCTTTTTTCTCGGAGCCGGAAGAGCAGGCCGCCAGCAGCGCGCCGAAGCTCAGCAATAGCAAGACTTTTTTCATGATTCCTAACGGGTAATTAAAGGCCCAGCAGACTTTTATTCTTGGCTTCGTTGATACCGGAAGCCGCGAAGTCGTCGAAGGCCTTGTCGGTGACGCGGATGATGTGGTCTTTGATAAACGTAGCGCCTTCGCAGGCACCGTCTTCGGGGTGCTTGAGGGCGCATTCCCACTCCAGCACGGCCCAGCCGGGGTAGTCGTACTGGGCTAGCTTGCTGAAAATACCCTTGAAATTCACCTGCCCGTCGCCGGGGGAGCGGAAGCGGCCGGCACGGTCGGCCCAGCTTTGGTAGCCCCGTACACGCCCTGTCGGCCGGTGGGGTTAAACTCGGCGTCCTTGACGTGAAAGGCCCGGATTCGCTCGTGGTAGAGGTCGATGTACTCCAGGTAGTCGAGGCACTGCAGCACAAAGTGGGAGGGGTCGTAGAGCAGGCAGGCGCGGGGGTGGTGCTGCACCTTGTCGAGGAACATTTCGTAGCTGATACCGTCGTGCAGGTCCTCGCCGGCGTGCACTTCGTAGCATACGTCCACGCCGCACTCGTCGAAGGTGTTCAGAATCGGCAGCCAGCGCCGGGCTAGCTCTGTAAAGCCCGTATCGACGAGGCCGGCCGGGCGCTGGGGCCAGGGGTAGACCATGGGCCAGAGCAAAGCCCCACTGAAGGTAGCGTGGGCCGTCAGCCCCAGATTCTGGGAAGCCTTAGCCGCGTACTTGAGCTGCTGCACGGCCCACTCCTGGCGGGCCTTAGGGTTTCCCCGCAGCGCCTCGGGCGCAAAGCCGTCGAAGAGCGAGTCAAAGCCAGGGTTCACGGCTACCAGCTGGCCCTGCAGGTGAGTCGACAGCTCGGTGATTTCCAGGCCGGCGGCCTGCACCTTGCCTTTTAGCTCGTCGGCGTAGGTTTGGCTTTCGGCTGCCAGCTGCAGGTCAATAAAGCGTTTGTCCAGCGTAGGAAGCTGCACACCTTTAAAACCCAGGCTGCTGGCCCAGGCGCAGATGCTTTCCAGGCTGTTGAAAGGGGGCTGGTCGGAAATAAACTGGGCCAGAAAAATGGCGGGCCCCTTGATGGTTCTCATGCGCGACTAAATGGTAAACTCGGTCCACTTCTGTTCGGAGCGGCCCGAGGCAATGACGTTTTCAATGAAGGCCATGCCCCGCACGCCTTCCTCTATGCCGGGGTAGTCCAGGGCTTCGGGTGAGGCGGGCGTGCCGGCCAGGTCGGCCTGCAAACTCAGGGCGAAGTTGCGGTACAGGTTGGCAAAGGCTTCGAGGTAGCCCTCGGGGTGGCCGGCGGGCGTGCGGGCATTGTGGCGGGCGTAGGAGCCGACGTAGCCTGTGCCGGTGCGGCGAATTTCGGTGGGCCGGTCAAGCCACTTTACCAGCAAGGTATTGGCGTCGGCTTGCTGCCATTCCAGGCCGCCTTTCTCGCCGTACACCCGCAGGCGCAGGTTGTTTTCCTCCCCGGCTGCCACTTGCGTAGCCACCAGCATCCCGCTGGCCCCACCCGAGAGGCGCAGCAGCACGGCCCCGTCGTCGTCGAGCTGCCGACCGGGTACGACCGTGTTGATGTCGGCGCAGAGTTGAGTGACGCTCAGGCCTGTGACGTACTCCAGCAGGTTGAAAGCGTGGGTACCAATGTCGCCCATGGCCCCGGCCACGCCGCTCCGGGCGGGGTCGGTGCGCCAGGCAGCCTGCTTGTTGGCCGAGCCTTCCTCGAAGGTGCTCAGCCAGCCCTGCGGATATTCCACGTACACCTTGCGGATGGTGCCCAATTCCCCGGCGGCTACCAGCTGCCGGGCTTCTTTCACCATGGGGT belongs to Hymenobacter cellulosilyticus and includes:
- a CDS encoding c-type cytochrome, with translation MKKVLLLLSFGALLAACSSGSEKKAKEEYTLADSEETMATDSTTGANVTAVAHQPQIDTSATKIGTGPTGGAVAKGAKLIEGSDCMGCHRENEKLLGPAYKAVAEKYPSNDANVSMLAGKIIKGGKGNWGDIAMTPHPGLSEADAQEMARYILSLK
- a CDS encoding MFS transporter, with protein sequence MNTTIRIKLSIMMFLEFFIWGAWFVTLGTYLLRNLNATGTQVGVAFLTQSIGAIVAPFIIGLIADRFFSAQKILGVLHLAGAALLWHASTAPDFSSFYPNILTYMILYMPTLALVNSIAFRQMQNPQKEFATIRVLGTLGWIVAGLTIGWLNWEQSGSLQSTFLMAAGASALLGLFSFTLPATPLLKPGRPAPWATCWASTPLGC
- a CDS encoding 3-keto-disaccharide hydrolase yields the protein MKLPLLLSAFLLGFSYMTQAQQTGKPEATEVWEPVPKTITANPNFTPPPSDAVVLFSGKDLSQWVSADDRAAPARWKVSGGLLTVDKTTGNIETKQAFTNYQLHLEWRVPANISGTGQARGNSGIFLASLGKGDLGYELQILDSYQNKTYANGMAGSIYKQHIPLANPARKPGEWQSYDVLWTAPTFKPDGAMLTPARVTVLFNGVVVQQNVTLAGPRSTSGRPATSRPTARPPSSSRRTATKVSRSASVTSGCGSYNIRQQLLKFGLEVKTPVLSYLKYWAYCFGMASRGLIMMPL
- a CDS encoding Gfo/Idh/MocA family protein; protein product: MKLRLAMIGGGQGAFIGAVHRHAAALDGLYDLVAGAFSSNPDTSRASGQLLGLQPERVYDSYEELIQREKELPAEQRVQVVSIVTPNHLHFAPARLALENGFHVILDKPMTFSLAEAKELQAVVEASSASFCLTHTYTGYPMVKEARQLVAAGELGTIRKVYVEYPQGWLSTFEEGSANKQAAWRTDPARSGVAGAMGDIGTHAFNLLEYVTGLSVTQLCADINTVVPGRQLDDDGAVLLRLSGGASGMLVATQVAAGEENNLRLRVYGEKGGLEWQQADANTLLVKWLDRPTEIRRTGTGYVGSYARHNARTPAGHPEGYLEAFANLYRNFALSLQADLAGTPASPEALDYPGIEEGVRGMAFIENVIASGRSEQKWTEFTI
- a CDS encoding hydroxypyruvate isomerase family protein, producing the protein MATWNRRAAVKGLLAGTATVSTLGLTEACAAEDKKTEQIRPLKGNIRQSVCRWCFQDLPLDQLCAAAKEMGIRGIDLVGPADWPTLKKYGLDSPMCNGAEINLTDGFNDPQFHARLQKQYAEMIPRVAAAGYTNLICFSGSRRGMSDAAGWDNCVRGLAPLLKLAARHKVVLVMELLNSKIDHKDYQCDRTAWGVELARKLGSEHFKLLYDIYHMQINEGDVIRTLTQHHEYIAHYHTAGVPGRHELDDQQELNYPAIMRAIQATGFKGYVAQEFMPRHTNKLASLRQAVQLCDV